Proteins encoded by one window of Culicoides brevitarsis isolate CSIRO-B50_1 chromosome 2, AGI_CSIRO_Cbre_v1, whole genome shotgun sequence:
- the LOC134829140 gene encoding basic helix-loop-helix neural transcription factor TAP, producing the protein MSSTYSGFDDLDGDTSSDSGFEKSYESPLKFPTHQDPVVKRLDFGMPHETSSSCIVSPILPPDPVTELDFTPKLGVTTSTPVKKSPKTPKDPNRPKRKYAQGKARITRARSPTQVQKIKKHRRAKANDRERIRMHTLNDALEKLRVSLPTFPEDTKLTKIETLRYAHNYIFALEQLLEHGKSFHLDMEKLQNFSLSGDRFTKESFHAIFIDPQPQYQGAYTNCHFYGNYQSPSYPNNFANNNFAANPSTSQYSETPYFNEQKYEMFNKAFETASGGTKLQQYPTPSCYQERITSPCYAGAAGTSQLMDQTTFNNTSGYYSPSSTTSEETQLHYNSSFFTHTPPWREPATVDAGFTGFPI; encoded by the coding sequence atgtcttcaaCTTACAGTGGCTTTGACGATTTGGATGGCGATACATCATCCGATAGCGGTTTCGAGAAGAGCTATGAAAGTCCATTGAAATTCCCAACTCATCAGGATCCGGTTGTTAAACGTCTTGATTTCGGCATGCCGCACGAAACGTCATCCTCGTGCATTGTTTCGCCCATTTTGCCGCCTGACCCTGTGACAGAATTGGATTTTACGCCCAAATTAGGAGTTACAACATCGACTCCCGTGAAAAAATCGCCCAAAACCCCAAAGGATCCAAATCGACCAAAGCGCAAATATGCCCAAGGCAAGGCACGGATCACACGAGCTCGAAGTCCAACGCAAGTGCAAAAGATCAAGAAGCATCGTCGAGCAAAAGCGAACGATCGGGAACGCATCCGAATGCATACCTTGAACGATGCTTTGGAAAAATTGCGAGTTTCGCTTCCAACGTTTCCCGAAGATACAAAACTCACGAAAATCGAGACGCTGCGGTATGCGCACAATTACATCTTTGCCTTGGAACAGCTACTTGAGCACGGAAAATCCTTCCATCTCGACATGGAAAAGCTCCAAAATTTCTCGTTGAGCGGCGATCGATTCACGAAGGAGAGTTTCCATGCGATTTTCATCGATCCACAGCCGCAATATCAGGGCGCCTACACAAACTGCCATTTTTATGGCAACTACCAAAGTCCTTCGTATCCGAATAATTTCGCAAATAACAATTTCGCCGCAAACCCAAGTACCTCACAGTACAGCGAAACCCCCTATTTCAACGAACAAAAGTACGAAATGTTCAACAAAGCCTTCGAAACAGCCTCGGGAGGCACAAAATTGCAACAATACCCAACGCCGTCGTGTTATCAGGAACGCATCACGTCGCCTTGTTACGCCGGCGCCGCAGGAACATCCCAACTAATGGACCAAACGACGTTCAATAATACCTCGGGATATTATTCGCCATCGTCAACGACGTCGGAGGAGACACAACTGCACTACAACTCGAGTTTCTTCACGCATACGCCGCCATGGAGGGAGCCAGCAACCGTAGATGCGGGTTTTACGGGATTTCCGATCTAA
- the LOC134829141 gene encoding zinc finger CCCH domain-containing protein 13-like, whose protein sequence is MEKRAIILLLVAVFAIWSEAKEQRDVDELRIRSARQLEEREDGMLREDVRIRTEKVPIREERKLTVRHREEMERMDYGDDLRIRSRDNERNTRRFREDFRDEERRERDLTRREETRDARREESRERDLTRREDTRDARREESRERDLARREETRDARREESREREPARREETRDARREESREREETRDARREESRERDSARREETRDARREESRERDSARREDARREESRERDSARREETRDARREENREREETRDARREENRERDSARREETRDARREESRERDSARREETRDARREESREREETRDARREENREREETRDARREESRERDSARREETRDARREESRERDSARREETRDARREENREREETRDARREENREREETRDARREENRERDLTRREDTRDARREENRERDLTRREDTRDARRKESRERDLARREETRDARREESRERDSARREESRDRSDIRRELSFTRNIDSNIPAKKDNNGIPYLYETILVVALLSKAFYDMDLKTKAKLMQPIQQLQKQIFA, encoded by the exons atggaaaaacgtGCAATAATTCTTTTATTGGTTGCTGTCTTTGCCATATGGAGTGAAGCAAAAGAGCAACGTGACGTCGACGAATTGAGGATTAGAAGTGCAAGGCAATTGGAGGAACGTGAAGATGGAATGTTGCGAGAAGATGTAAGGATTCGAACGGAAAAAGTCCCAATAAGAGAGGAAAGAAAGCTTACAGTGCGACATCGTGAGGAGATGGAAAGGATGGATTACGGCGACGACTTGCGCATTCGTTCAAGGGACAATGAGAGGAATACGAGACGATTCAGAGAAGATTTTAGAGATGAAGAGAGACGTGAACGTGATTTAACACGCCGAGAGGAGACTCGAGATGCTCGACGAGAAGAAAGTCGTGAACGTGATTTAACACGCCGAGAGGATACTCGAGATGCTCGACGAGAAGAAAGTCGTGAACGTGATTTAGCAAGACGTGAAGAGACTCGAGATGCTCGACGAGAAGAAAGTCGTGAACGTGAACCGGCAAGACGTGAAGAAACTCGAGATGCTCGACGAGAAGAAAGTCGTGAACGTGAAGAGACTCGAGATGCTCGACGAGAAGAAAGTCGTGAACGTGATTCGGCAAGACGTGAAGAGACTCGAGATGCTCGACGAGAAGAAAGTCGTGAACGTGACTCAGCAAGACGTGAAGATGCTCGACGAGAAGAAAGTCGTGAACGTGATTCAGCAAGACGTGAAGAGACTCGAGATGCTCGACGAGAAGAAAATCGTGAACGTGAAGAGACTCGAGATGCTCGACGAGAAGAAAATCGTGAACGTGATTCAGCAAGACGTGAAGAGACTCGAGATGCTCGACGAGAAGAAAGTCGTGAACGTGATTCAGCAAGACGTGAAGAGACTCGAGATGCTCGACGAGAAGAAAGTCGTGAACGTGAAGAGACTCGAGATGCTCGACGAGAAGAAAATCGTGAACGTGAAGAGACTCGAGATGCTCGACGAGAAGAAAGTCGTGAACGTGATTCGGCAAGACGTGAAGAGACTCGAGATGCTCGACGAGAAGAAAGTCGTGAACGTGATTCGGCAAGACGTGAAGAGACTCGAGATGCTCGACGAGAAGAAAATCGTGAACGTGAAGAGACTCGAGATGCTCGACGAGAAGAAAATCGTGAACGTGAAGAGACTCGAGATGCTCGACGAGAAGAAAATCGTGAACGTGATTTAACACGCCGAGAGGATACTCGAGATGCTCGACGAGAAGAAAATCGTGAACGTGATTTAACACGCCGAGAGGATACTCGAGATGCTCGACGAAAAGAAAGTCGTGAACGTGATTTAGCAAGACGTGAAGAGACTCGAGATGCTCGACGAGAAGAAAGTCGTGAACGTGATTCGGCAAGACGTGAAGAGTCCCGTGATCGATCCGATATTCGTCGAGAACTTTCTTTCACGCGAAACATTGATAGCAATATACCCGCAAAGAAGGACAATAATGGAATTCCCTACCTGTACGAAACTATTTTGGTTGTTGCATTACTTTCCAAAGCATTTTACGATATGGATCTAAAAACCAAAGCAAA attaATGCAACCCATCCAACAAttgcaaaaacaaatatttgcttaa
- the LOC134832078 gene encoding protein FAM76A: MNTQVMLFACSKCFSRHPFEELSHGQQLCKECRGAYPIVKCTYCRSEFQQTSKGSTSTICKKCEQSVKQYGKPSACELCCLLAAFIGNKCQRCTNSELKYGPAVTCQQCKQRSAFNRPDHKIDGKQLCWLCTKSYKRALAKARIVHQGGHHASKKRPSEDNAASGQGQKVSKTSQSQSMSSHHPKKHHSRPHDHARKEGGIMEIPDKVVKASAVVDPHSSDHVVAMTQLKETIASLQKRLAQKDRELLQKDKEITELKGKHFTLENELRKKMKDEERISQMKIELLNKKLAGQLKEIAQLTKMSKKNVASPTNGEATKEVGNGKEKAASEADEKRSKSGSKERSKSRSRSKSRSRSASKSQSRSKSRSRSKSRSRSHSKSKSRSRSRDSSKESKRSKSRSSSRSRSRSRSRSRSSNSDSE; the protein is encoded by the exons atgaaTACACAAGTGATGTTATTTGCATGTTCAAAGTGTTTCTCGCGCCATCCATTCGAAGAATTGAGTCATGGGCAGCAGTTGTGTAAG gagTGTCGAGGCGCATATCCCATCGTTAAATGTACATATTGTCGTTCAGAGTTCCAACAAACGAg cAAAGGGAGCACATCGACGATCTGCAAGAAGTGCGAACAGAGTGTCAAGCAGTATGGAAAACCCTCAGCATGTGAGCTGTGTTGTCTTTTAGCCGCCTTCATCGGGAATAAGTGTCAAAG GTGTACAAATTCGGAGTTAAAATATGGACCGGCAGTTACGTGTCAACAATGCAAGCAACGCAGTGCTTTTAATAGGCCTGATCATAAG aTCGATGGAAAGCAACTCTGTTGGCTTTGCACCAAATCTTACAAGCGTGCGTTAGCAAAAGCCCGAATAGTTCATCAAGGAGGACATCATGCATCCAAAAAGCGTCCCTCAGAGGACAACGCCGCCTCGGGACAAGGTCAAAAGGTTTCAAAAACGAGTCAAAGTCAATCGATGTCGTCGCATCATCCGAAGAAACATCATTCGAGACCGCACGATCATGCCCGCAAAGAAGGCGGCATCATGGAAATTCCCGATAAAGTCGTCAAAGCATCCGCTGTCGTCGATCCTCACAGCTCGGATCACGTCGTGGCAATGACACAACTCAAAGAAACCATCGCCAGCTTGCAAAAACGCCTCGCGCAAAAAGATCGCGAACTCCTGCAAAAAGACAAAGAAATCACGGAGCTCAAGGGCAAACATTTCACGCTGGAAAACGAGTTACGGAAGAAAATGAAGGACGAGGAACGCATTTCGCAgatgaaaattgaacttttgaacaaaaaactcGCGGGTCAGCTGAAGGAAATTGCGCAATTGACGAAAATGAGCAAGAAAAATGTCGCGTCGCCCACAAATGGCGAAGCAACGAAGGAAGTTGGCAATGGAAAAGAAAAAGCAGCGAGTGAAGCGGATGAGAAACGATCAAAAAGTGGCTCGAAAGAACGTTCAAAATCGCGTTCACGATCGAAAAGTCGCAGTCGAAGTGCAAGCAAGAGCCAAAGTCGATCCAAAAGTCGAAGTCGCTCCAAGAGTCGCAGTCGAAGTCACAGCAAATCCAAAAGTCGTTCACGTTCCCGCGATTCCTCAAAGGAATCAAAACGATCAAAGTCTCGTTCGAGCAGTAGATCGCGTTCTCGTTCCCGATCCAGATCACGCTCAAGCAATTCCGACTCGGAATAA
- the LOC134832079 gene encoding small ribosomal subunit protein mS35: protein MALQSRVSRNFVVTSLRYGAASYSSSSKDAVKHDDEEFRVLNLRPNARKAMVRKTFKKQLVMPPRYEQMATDQDWGNVWPGPKTFHPASVPLPLRQGFTEGGKAPPGKFANAELMKIPNFLHLTPPVVKRQCEAIKQFCSPWPKGLENEEKMEKHFPLRIITSDYCLSSPTIRNNLARVAALKFKLASLKLDDHAKDKFLRLVKERYNPETDEVTIVADRCPLKRQNYDYAMYLLTALVHESRTVESWEEQKTLDDMEIYIWNDNKSKENSEAIVNWGKGENEKKAVPQKYGAAVERLMNEGENVQNYRDYKESVLEMLGLKPETDFVAVQGGDR, encoded by the coding sequence atggctTTGCAATCTCGTGTTTCGCGGAATTTTGTCGTCACATCGTTGCGTTATGGCGCCGCTTCTTATTCTTCGAGCTCAAAAGACGCCGTCAAGCACGACGATGAGGAATTTCGTGTCTTGAACCTTCGCCCGAACGCGAGAAAAGCCATGGTTCGCAAGACTTTTAAGAAACAACTCGTCATGCCGCCCCGTTACGAGCAAATGGCAACAGATCAGGATTGGGGAAATGTTTGGCCGGGCCCGAAAACGTTCCATCCAGCAAGTGTTCCGTTGCCGCTGCGACAGGGATTCACGGAGGGAGGAAAAGCGCCTCCCGGTAAATTCGCCAACGcagaattgatgaaaattccgAATTTTTTGCACTTGACGCCGCCCGTTGTGAAGCGTCAATGCGAAGCAATCAAGCAATTTTGCTCCCCCTGGCCCAAAGGGCttgaaaatgaggaaaaaatggAGAAACATTTCCCGTTGCGAATCATTACCTCGGATTATTGCCTTTCTTCGCCCACAATTCGCAATAATTTGGCACGAGTAGCTGCGCTAAAGTTCAAATTAGCTTCCTTGAAGTTGGATGATCATgcgaaagataaatttttgcgtCTCGTAAAGGAACGTTACAACCCCGAAACGGATGAAGTGACGATTGTAGCGGATCGTTGCCCGTTGAAAAGGCAAAATTATGACTATGCGATGTATTTGCTCACTGCGCTGGTTCACGAAAGTCGAACAGTTGAGTCGTGGGAGGAGCAAAAGACCTTGGATGACATGGAAATTTACATTTGGAACGATAACAAGTCGAAAGAAAACTCCGAAGCGATCGTTAATTGGGGCAAAGGGGAAAATGAGAAGAAGGCAGTGCCGCAAAAGTATGGAGCAGCTGTCGAGAGACTCATGAATGAGGGAGAAAATGTCCAAAATTATCGGGATTATAAGGAAAGTGTGTTGGAAATGCTCGGACTGAAGCCAGAAACTGATTTTGTCGCTGTGCAGGGCGGggatagataa